In Bubalus kerabau isolate K-KA32 ecotype Philippines breed swamp buffalo chromosome 4, PCC_UOA_SB_1v2, whole genome shotgun sequence, one DNA window encodes the following:
- the RPRML gene encoding reprimo-like protein translates to MNSTFLNHSGLETAGGLGGGGGGAALGNRSHGLGTWLGCCPGGAPLSASDGVPAGLAPDERSLWVSRVAQIAVLCVLSLTVVFGVFFLGCNLLIKSESMINFLMQERRPSKDVGAAILGLY, encoded by the coding sequence ATGAACTCGACCTTCCTGAACCACAGCGGCCTGGAGACAGCGGGTGGcttgggcggcggcggcggcggggctgcGCTGGGGAACCGCAGCCACGGGCTGGGCACGTGGCTGGGCTGCTGCCCCGGGGGCGCGCCGCTGTCCGCCAGCGACGGGGTCCCCGCGGGGCTGGCACCGGACGAGCGCAGCCTGTGGGTGTCGCGCGTGGCGCAGATCGCCGTGCTCTGCGTGCTGTCGCTCACCGTGGTCTTCGGCGTCTTCTTCCTGGGCTGCAACCTGCTCATCAAGTCCGAAAGCATGATTAACTTTCTGATGCAGGAGCGCCGGCCTTCCAAGGACGTGGGCGCTGCCATCCTGGGGCTGTACTGA